One Glutamicibacter mishrai genomic window carries:
- a CDS encoding aminopeptidase P family protein: MTNQESTAQGTDQPLEDRVNNRSQRPTSKAFQEFMASSWATDTSELPQQDEAASYAAARRAKLSENFAGERLVIPAGPLKVRSNDTDYRFRPHSAFAHLTGLGVDHEPDAVLVMEPTDDGAGERGTNHVSTLYFAPMAGRDSTDFYLNSRSGEFWVGPRPTLSSLAARTGLPTDSLDQLEMAVTKNSGPQALGGIRIRLVREVDLNMDALVDTSRINTGQDLEASDSLDTELAEFVSEIRLVKDEYEIAELRKSVAATINGFEDVVRSLDQAMAHQRGERVVEGAFFARARLEGNELGYDTIAASGNNATILHWIRNTGSVNDGEVLLLDAGVEADSLYTADITRSLPVSGKYTDVQRKVYQAVLDAADAAFAAVKPGLKFRDLHLIATRVLAERLSEWGILPVSVEEAMSQEGQHHRRWMPHGTSHHLGLDVHDCAQARAELYLDAELKEGMVFTIEPGLYFKDEDLAIPEEYRGLGVRIEDDILVTADGAENLSAALPRNPDEVEAWMAKLRG; encoded by the coding sequence ATGACCAATCAAGAATCAACTGCGCAAGGCACAGATCAGCCGTTGGAAGACCGAGTGAACAACCGTTCCCAGCGTCCAACGTCCAAAGCATTCCAAGAATTCATGGCCTCCTCATGGGCTACCGATACTTCTGAACTGCCACAGCAGGATGAAGCTGCCAGCTACGCGGCAGCTCGCCGCGCGAAGCTTTCGGAGAATTTCGCGGGTGAACGCCTTGTCATTCCGGCCGGTCCGCTCAAGGTCCGCTCCAACGACACCGATTACCGGTTCCGCCCGCACTCGGCCTTCGCCCACCTGACTGGTCTGGGCGTTGACCACGAACCAGACGCCGTGCTGGTCATGGAGCCTACCGATGACGGCGCAGGCGAACGGGGCACCAACCACGTCTCCACTCTGTATTTCGCTCCAATGGCGGGACGCGACAGCACCGACTTCTACCTGAACTCGCGTTCCGGCGAGTTCTGGGTTGGTCCACGCCCGACCCTTTCGTCCCTGGCTGCCCGCACCGGCCTGCCCACCGATTCGCTGGACCAGCTGGAAATGGCGGTCACGAAGAATTCCGGCCCTCAGGCTCTGGGCGGCATCCGCATCCGCTTGGTGCGCGAAGTCGACCTGAACATGGACGCGTTGGTTGATACCTCGCGAATCAACACCGGCCAGGATCTGGAAGCGAGCGACTCGCTGGATACCGAACTTGCCGAATTCGTCTCGGAAATCCGCCTGGTCAAGGACGAGTACGAAATCGCTGAATTGCGAAAGTCCGTCGCTGCAACCATCAATGGTTTCGAAGATGTCGTGCGCAGCCTGGATCAGGCCATGGCACACCAGCGCGGTGAACGAGTTGTCGAAGGCGCGTTCTTCGCGCGTGCCCGCTTGGAAGGCAATGAGCTGGGCTACGACACCATCGCGGCCTCCGGCAATAATGCCACCATCCTGCACTGGATCCGCAACACCGGCTCCGTCAACGACGGCGAAGTCCTCCTGCTGGATGCCGGCGTTGAAGCCGACTCGCTGTACACCGCGGACATCACCCGTTCCCTGCCAGTCTCCGGCAAGTACACCGATGTCCAGCGCAAGGTCTACCAAGCGGTTTTGGATGCCGCTGATGCCGCATTCGCCGCCGTGAAGCCGGGGCTGAAGTTCCGTGACCTGCACCTGATCGCCACCCGTGTTCTGGCCGAGCGTCTTTCTGAATGGGGCATTCTTCCGGTGTCGGTCGAGGAAGCGATGAGTCAGGAAGGCCAGCACCACCGCCGCTGGATGCCGCACGGCACCAGCCACCACCTGGGCCTGGATGTGCACGACTGCGCGCAGGCACGTGCCGAGTTGTACCTGGACGCAGAGCTGAAGGAAGGCATGGTATTCACCATCGAACCTGGCCTGTACTTCAAGGATGAGGATCTGGCGATTCCCGAAGAATACCGTGGCCTGGGCGTGCGCATCGAAGATGACATTCTCGTCACCGCCGATGGCGCCGAGAACCTGAGCGCGGCGCTTCCACGCAACCCGGATGAGGTTGAAGCATGGATGGCCAAGCTGCGCGGCTAA
- a CDS encoding general stress protein — protein sequence MHNIDMTSPHGVNSISPNGLPRGELLGRYTSYLDAQKLVDYLADNDFPVASVSIVGNDVRTVERVTAKLSYPKVALAGAAQGGMMGLFVGLLLSLFGGGGNGLYQILSSIGLGMAIWMIAGVVSYSTRRGKRDFASSSQFVATSFDVVVDFEHAQAARTLASKLPMRPHPGAGQPAETQIQQQAPAAPVTAPAPTQAAVKPSESTDPRRGQFPDLPDGRPRYGVRVNEPKPAAEPAAKPQEQPESSAHSEQQAPASEDSSADAQQEQDLSSVEPKVNPENHPSAPSKDDEPKA from the coding sequence GTGCACAATATAGATATGACCTCGCCTCATGGAGTAAATTCGATCAGCCCCAACGGTTTGCCTCGCGGAGAACTGCTTGGACGTTATACCAGCTACCTCGATGCGCAGAAGCTCGTCGACTATTTGGCAGATAATGACTTTCCCGTCGCCTCGGTGAGCATTGTCGGTAATGACGTACGCACTGTGGAGCGAGTGACCGCGAAGCTTTCCTATCCCAAGGTGGCACTGGCTGGCGCAGCCCAGGGCGGCATGATGGGCCTGTTTGTCGGCCTGTTGCTGTCCCTGTTCGGCGGAGGAGGCAATGGCCTGTACCAGATCCTGTCTTCCATCGGCTTGGGCATGGCCATTTGGATGATCGCTGGCGTGGTGAGCTATTCGACCCGTCGCGGCAAGCGCGACTTCGCATCCTCCAGCCAGTTTGTCGCCACCAGCTTTGATGTGGTGGTTGACTTCGAGCATGCGCAGGCCGCACGAACCCTTGCGTCCAAGCTGCCCATGCGCCCGCATCCAGGTGCTGGCCAGCCAGCTGAGACCCAGATCCAGCAGCAGGCGCCAGCGGCCCCGGTTACCGCGCCGGCTCCGACCCAGGCGGCGGTCAAGCCAAGCGAGTCCACCGATCCACGTCGCGGACAGTTCCCGGATCTTCCGGATGGGCGCCCTCGTTATGGCGTTCGTGTCAACGAACCGAAGCCAGCCGCGGAGCCTGCAGCCAAGCCGCAAGAGCAGCCTGAATCGTCAGCGCACAGTGAGCAGCAGGCACCAGCCTCGGAGGATTCTTCCGCTGATGCACAGCAGGAGCAGGACCTCTCAAGCGTGGAGCCGAAGGTGAATCCCGAAAACCATCCGTCGGCGCCGTCCAAGGACGACGAGCCAAAGGCATAA
- a CDS encoding magnesium transporter MgtE N-terminal domain-containing protein: MSAQVSKIFVARLLGLDVFDPLGDRLGRLRDVVVVSRGPQKPAACVGLVVEVPGKRRVFVPMTRIQSMEANQVICSGLVNMRRFQQRGQEILVVAEMFDRTISFIDGSGRGVIEDIGLTQTRRGDWEINEYYVQRGVPSSSLLGLRPRRRDKVLVSWDEVRHGSQEEPQSADTFVATHDEMKPADFADALHEMNEKRRLEIAAHLQDERLADVLQELPDREQVEILSALGLERAADVLEEMDPDDAADLLAGIGEETKHQLLDLMNEDEAKDVRRLLAYPEGTAGSIMTPVPVILTPESTVAEALASVRLEELSPALASTVYVVRPPLETPTGRYLGQVHIQALLRAAPPEPLGDILDTELESMSDLADISEVVRHLATYNLTSVGVTNKEGRLVGAITVDDVLDHILPDDWRSQD; this comes from the coding sequence GTGAGCGCACAAGTGTCTAAAATCTTCGTCGCCCGGCTTCTCGGGCTTGATGTCTTCGACCCCTTGGGCGACCGTCTGGGCCGTTTGCGCGATGTTGTTGTCGTGTCCCGCGGTCCGCAGAAGCCTGCCGCCTGTGTGGGTCTGGTCGTCGAGGTCCCCGGCAAGCGCCGGGTCTTCGTTCCGATGACCCGTATCCAATCCATGGAAGCCAACCAGGTCATCTGCTCAGGCCTGGTCAACATGCGCCGCTTCCAGCAGCGTGGCCAGGAAATCCTGGTTGTTGCCGAAATGTTCGACCGCACCATCAGCTTCATCGATGGCTCGGGCCGCGGTGTCATCGAGGATATCGGCCTGACCCAGACCCGCCGTGGCGACTGGGAGATCAACGAATACTACGTGCAGCGCGGAGTCCCCAGCTCCTCCTTGCTGGGTCTGCGCCCACGTCGACGCGACAAGGTGCTGGTCTCGTGGGATGAAGTGCGCCATGGGTCCCAGGAAGAACCGCAATCGGCTGATACCTTCGTGGCCACCCACGATGAAATGAAGCCCGCTGACTTTGCCGACGCGCTGCATGAAATGAACGAGAAGCGCCGTCTTGAAATCGCCGCGCACCTGCAGGATGAGCGTCTTGCTGACGTACTCCAGGAATTGCCAGACCGCGAGCAGGTAGAGATCCTCTCGGCGCTGGGTCTTGAACGCGCCGCCGATGTGCTCGAAGAGATGGATCCGGACGACGCCGCCGACTTGTTGGCCGGCATTGGCGAAGAGACCAAGCACCAGTTGCTGGATCTGATGAACGAGGACGAAGCCAAGGACGTACGCCGATTGCTGGCCTACCCCGAAGGCACCGCCGGTTCGATCATGACCCCGGTTCCGGTGATCCTCACCCCCGAGTCAACGGTCGCCGAAGCGCTGGCCTCGGTTCGCCTTGAAGAACTCAGTCCGGCTTTGGCTTCCACCGTTTATGTGGTGCGTCCTCCGCTGGAAACGCCTACCGGCCGGTACCTGGGCCAGGTTCATATCCAAGCGCTGCTCCGAGCGGCACCGCCTGAGCCCCTGGGCGATATTCTTGATACCGAACTTGAGTCGATGTCAGACCTCGCGGATATTTCCGAGGTCGTGCGGCATCTGGCCACATATAACCTCACCAGCGTGGGTGTCACCAATAAAGAGGGCCGGCTCGTTGGAGCCATCACCGTCGATGACGTATTGGACCACATCCTTCCCGATGATTGGCGCTCGCAAGACTAA
- a CDS encoding DUF1003 domain-containing protein has protein sequence MAEQRKTNGLDTPLAARQRFWPKFSPNPDLFGSVTEKFARFMGTPQFLLYMTVFCAFWLIWNSVAPQSWRFDDATIGFTALTLMLSLQASYAAPLLLLAQNRQDDRDRVSLSEDRARAERNLYDTEYLTRELASLRLALRDVATRDYVRSELRNVLEELLETTDGEELHLRAKKKSGGKNSSPQTGIIETVNPQQSQQRKNNSK, from the coding sequence ATGGCTGAGCAGCGTAAGACGAATGGCCTGGACACCCCACTGGCAGCACGACAACGTTTCTGGCCGAAGTTCTCGCCTAACCCGGACCTGTTTGGTTCGGTCACCGAGAAGTTCGCCCGGTTCATGGGTACTCCCCAGTTCCTGCTGTACATGACCGTGTTCTGTGCCTTCTGGCTGATCTGGAATTCCGTGGCGCCCCAGAGCTGGCGTTTTGACGATGCCACCATCGGCTTCACGGCGTTGACACTGATGCTTTCGCTTCAGGCTTCCTACGCTGCGCCGCTGTTGCTGCTGGCCCAGAACCGCCAGGACGACCGTGACCGCGTCTCGCTGTCTGAAGACCGCGCCCGAGCCGAACGCAACCTGTATGACACCGAGTACCTCACCCGGGAGTTGGCGTCCCTGCGCTTGGCCCTGCGCGATGTCGCAACCCGTGACTACGTCCGTTCGGAACTGCGCAATGTCCTCGAAGAGCTGCTGGAAACCACCGACGGCGAAGAGCTGCACCTTCGCGCCAAGAAGAAGAGCGGCGGCAAGAATTCCTCGCCGCAGACCGGCATCATCGAAACGGTCAATCCTCAGCAGTCCCAGCAGCGGAAGAACAACAGCAAGTGA